A genomic stretch from Falco naumanni isolate bFalNau1 chromosome 8, bFalNau1.pat, whole genome shotgun sequence includes:
- the UBLCP1 gene encoding ubiquitin-like domain-containing CTD phosphatase 1 — MSLSLIIKWGGQEYTITSLSEEDTVLDLKQSLKGLTGVLPERQKLLGLKMKGKPADDDVKLGALKLKPNTKIMMMGTREESLEDVLGPPPDNDDVVNDFDIEEEVVEVENREENLLKISRRVKEYKVEILNPPREGKKLLVLDVDYTLFDHRSCAETGVELMRPYLHEFLTSAYEDYDIVIWSATNMKWIEAKMKELGVSTNANYKITFMLDSAAMITVHTPRRGLIDVKPLGVIWGKFSEYYSKKNTIMFDDIGRNFLMNPQNGLKIRPFMKAHLNRDKDKELLKLTQYLKEIAKLDDFLELNHKHWERYLSKKQGQ; from the exons atgtctctctctctcataaTAAAATGGGGTGGACAGGAGTATACGATAACCTCACTATCAGAAGAAGACACGGTGTTGGATCTGAAGCAGTCTCTTAAAGGCCTTACTGGAGTGTTACCAGAGCGTCAAAAACTACTTGGACTTAAAATGAAGG GCAAACCTGCAGATGATGATGTTAAGCTTGGAGCTCTCAAGTTGAAACCAAATACTAAAATCATGATGATGGGCACTCGTGAAGAGAGTTTG GAAGATGTCCTTGGGCCACCGCCTGACAATGATGATGTTGTCAATGACTTTGATATTGAAGAGGAAGTTGTGGAAGTAGAAAATAG GGAGGAAAATCTACTAAAAATTTCCCGCAGAGTTAAAGAATACAAAGTGGAAATTCTGAATCCTcctagagaaggaaaaaagctgctggTGCTAGATGTTGATTATACACTATTTG ACCACAGATCTTGTGCTGAAACTGGAGTAGAACTGATGAGGCCATACCTTCATGAATTCCTGACATCTGCATATGAGGATTATGATATTGTAATTTGGT ctgctaCTAATATGAAGTGGATTGAAGCTAAAATGAAA GAGCTTGGAGTGAGTACCAATGCAAACTACAAGATAACTTTCATGCTGGACAGTGCTGCCATGATAACAGTGCACACTCCTAGAAGAGGACTAATAGAT GTGAAGCCTCTTGGTGTTATCTGGGGGAAATTTTCAGAatattacagcaaaaaaaatactattatgTTTGATGATATTGGCCGAAACTTCCTAATGAATCCACAAAATGGACTCAAG aTAAGGCCTTTTATGAAAGCACATTTAAATCGGGATAAAGACAAGGAACTTCTAAAGCTCACTCAGTACCTCaaagaaatagcaaaattaGATGACTTTTTGGAGCTGAACCACAAACATTgggaaag gtatcTTTCAAAGAAGCAAGGACAATAA